CGCGCTCCGTGCCGGTCGTGATCGCCGATGCCGTCGAACGCGACGTGCCGGTCTGGCTTTCCGGCATCGGAGCCGTGCAAGCCTACAACACCGTGACCGTCCGCCCGCGCGTGGGCGGCACGCTCGACTCGGTCAATTTCAGCGAGGGCCAGACCGTCGCGGCCGGCGATGTCATCGCCCAGATCGACCCGCGCCCCTACCGCGCCGCGCTCGACCGCGCCATCGCGCAAAAGGCGCAATACGACGCCCAGCTCAAAAACGCCCGCCTCGAACTCGTCCGCATCCGCTCCCTCGTCGCCAGCAACGCCGAAAGCCGCCAGCTCCTCGAGCAAAACGAGGCCGCCGTCGCCCAATACGAGGCACTCTCCGCCGGCGCGCAGGCGGCCATCGACGCCGCCCGGCTCGACCTCGACTTCACCACCGTGCGCGCGCCCATCGCCGGCCGCACCGGCGTGCGCCGCGTCGATGCCGGCAACATCGTGACCGCCGGCCAGCCCGACGGCCTCGTCGTCCTCACGCAAATCCAGCCGGTGTCGGTCGTGTTCACGCTTCCGCAGCGCCATCTCGCCGCCCTCCGCCCCGGCGCGCAAAAAGCCGCCGCGGACGCCGCGTCGCGCCTCATCGTGCAGGCGCTCGACGACCAGGGAGGCGTGCTCGCCGATGGCCGCCTCGACCTCGTGGACAACCAGATCGACGCCGCCACCGGCACGCTCCGCCTGAAAGCCACCTTTCCCAACGCAAGCCTCGCGCTCTGGCCCGGCCAGTTTGTCTCCGCGCGGGTGCTGGTCGAGACGCGCCCCCATGCCGTCGTCGTTCCGACGCCCGTCGTGCAAAACGGTCTGGACGGCCCGTTTGCCTACGTCGTGACCGGCTCGAACACCGTCGAGCCGCGCCCTGTGAAACCCGGCCCCGTGCTCGACGGTTACACGCTCATCGAAAGCGGCCTGCTCCCCGGCGAGCGCGTCGTCGTCGACGGCCACGCCAAGCTGAAACCCGGCTCGCTCGTGAGAAATGCGGAACACGGGGCGCGGAGTGCGGAATGAAGCAGCTCCGAGAAACAACGCCCTAAACAACCCGTCCGCCAAAACGCCACGCGACTCCGCGACTTCCCATTCCGCATTCCGCATTCCGCATTTCCCGATGTCCCTTTCCGACTCCTTCAGTCCTTCCACCCCGTTCATCAAGCGGCCCGTCGCGACCACGCTGCTCACCATCGCGATTTTCCTCATCGGGATCGTCGCCTTTCCCCTGCTCCCGGTCGCACCGCTGCCGCAAGTCGAGTTTCCCACCATCCAGGTTTCCGCGGGCCTGCCCGGCGCGAGTCCCGAGACGATGGCCTCCTCCGTCGCCACGCCGCTTGAAAACCAGCTCGCGCTCATTCCCGGCATCACGCAACTCTCGTCCGCCAGTTCGCTCGGCGGCGTGTCCATCACCATCCAGTTCGACCTCGACGTGGACATCGACGCGGCCGCGCAGGAAGTCCAGTCCGCCATCAACGCCGCCGGCGGCCAGCTCCCCTCCGAGCTGCCCAGCCCGCCGACCTACCGCAAGGTCAATCCCTCCGACGCGCCCATCATGCTCCTCAGCGTCGTGTCGGAAGTGCTCCCGCTCACGGAAGTCAGCGATTACGCCGCCAACGTCGTCGCGCAGCAACTCTCGCAGCTCCGCGGCGTCGCGCAGGTGGACATC
This genomic stretch from Termitidicoccus mucosus harbors:
- a CDS encoding efflux RND transporter periplasmic adaptor subunit, whose translation is METPPPASQRPPSLVMKPRLLLPLLVLLGIVAVVAWRLTAARASAQSATAAAAAARAPRSVPVVIADAVERDVPVWLSGIGAVQAYNTVTVRPRVGGTLDSVNFSEGQTVAAGDVIAQIDPRPYRAALDRAIAQKAQYDAQLKNARLELVRIRSLVASNAESRQLLEQNEAAVAQYEALSAGAQAAIDAARLDLDFTTVRAPIAGRTGVRRVDAGNIVTAGQPDGLVVLTQIQPVSVVFTLPQRHLAALRPGAQKAAADAASRLIVQALDDQGGVLADGRLDLVDNQIDAATGTLRLKATFPNASLALWPGQFVSARVLVETRPHAVVVPTPVVQNGLDGPFAYVVTGSNTVEPRPVKPGPVLDGYTLIESGLLPGERVVVDGHAKLKPGSLVRNAEHGARSAE